GCAATAGCTCCGTATCATAATAATAAAAATTAAAGGAACTAAAATTAAGGAATTACCGCTGATGACGATTTATCCTGCCCGGCTAGTGCCCTGTCCCGAAAAGATCGCGCCCAATTTCCCGGACACCGCCAGCGTATGAGGACCCGAACAGGTTCAGGTGGACCAGCAGGTAGTAGAGCTGGTATATGGCCCTTCGGCGGGATTCCCCTTCGGCCGGGGGCAGCACGCTGTGGTATCCCTGGTAAAAATCAGGGGGGTACCCGCCGAAGAGCCGGCTCATCGCCAGGTCCACTTCGCTGTGCCCGGCGTAAACAGCAGGATCTATGAGCACAGCCCTGCCCGCTCGGTCAATCAGGTGGTTGCCGCCCCACAGGTCGCCGTGCAGGAGGGCGGGCTGTACCTCCCCGGCGGATGTCCGCAGCCAGCGCGCCACGGCAGCCGGCTTTGGGATTTCCGACGGCGCCAGCAGCCCGCTGGAAACGGCCCGCTCGTATTGAGGCGCCAGCCGGCGGGTGGCGTAAAAATCCGCCCAGTCCGGCCCGGGTGTATTGCTTTGGGGCAGGCTGCCGATGAAATTGTCGCCAGGCCAGCCAAAGTGCTCCTGCGGCTCGCTGTGCAGTTCGGCCAGTTGGATTCCGAAGGCCCGGTATTCCCCTGGGGTCCCGGGCCGGGATTCGATGAATTCCAGGACCAGGCAACCCCCCGTTACCAGCGGGAAAACGCAGGCTATTTCCGGAACCCGGATCGTGCCTGTCCGGGAAAGGGCGCGAA
This genomic window from Robiginitalea biformata HTCC2501 contains:
- a CDS encoding fructosamine kinase family protein; its protein translation is MASVSLHEALASQLGKRILSVTPVRGGDIASAYRVKTPGEMFFAKTMEGESGLQQLRAEAEGLRALSRTGTIRVPEIACVFPLVTGGCLVLEFIESRPGTPGEYRAFGIQLAELHSEPQEHFGWPGDNFIGSLPQSNTPGPDWADFYATRRLAPQYERAVSSGLLAPSEIPKPAAVARWLRTSAGEVQPALLHGDLWGGNHLIDRAGRAVLIDPAVYAGHSEVDLAMSRLFGGYPPDFYQGYHSVLPPAEGESRRRAIYQLYYLLVHLNLFGSSYAGGVREIGRDLFGTGH